A section of the Deltaproteobacteria bacterium genome encodes:
- a CDS encoding glycosyltransferase family 2 protein has product VCHPRTRVILTYFNYLWGPVLWAGERLGIKRPQPDQNWLSLADLQNLLSLAGFQTVSMGYKVLLPVRVPLLSSLCNRVLANLPLLRKLCLVETLIARPAPVPVPEEALSCSVVVPARNERGNVESAVRRIPPMGRHTEIVFVEGNSRDGTAEEIERVIAACPDRDVKIVRQGSGVGKGDAVRKGFAAATGDVLMILDADLTVPPEELPKFLATLCSGRAEFVHGSRLVYPMEKQAMRFLNTLGNKFFSLAFTWLLDQRFKDTLCGTKVLLRRDYERIAAGRSYFGDFDPFGDFDLIFGAAKLDLKILEIPIRYRERTYGTTQISRFRHGWLLLRMCLFALRRIKFV; this is encoded by the coding sequence GTGTGCCACCCGCGCACGCGGGTGATCCTGACCTACTTCAACTACCTCTGGGGACCGGTTCTTTGGGCCGGGGAACGGCTCGGGATCAAGCGCCCCCAGCCGGACCAGAACTGGCTCTCCCTCGCGGACCTGCAGAACCTCCTGTCGCTGGCCGGCTTCCAGACGGTATCCATGGGGTACAAGGTCCTCCTGCCCGTTCGCGTCCCGCTCCTGTCCTCCCTCTGCAACCGGGTGCTCGCGAACCTGCCGCTGCTCCGGAAGCTGTGCCTGGTGGAGACCCTCATCGCCCGTCCGGCGCCGGTGCCCGTGCCGGAAGAGGCGCTTTCGTGCTCGGTGGTCGTTCCCGCCCGGAACGAGCGGGGGAACGTCGAGAGCGCGGTGCGGCGGATCCCCCCGATGGGGCGGCACACCGAGATCGTCTTCGTCGAGGGAAACTCCCGCGACGGGACGGCGGAGGAGATCGAGCGGGTGATCGCGGCGTGCCCGGACCGGGACGTGAAGATCGTGCGCCAGGGGAGCGGCGTGGGGAAGGGGGACGCGGTCCGCAAGGGGTTCGCCGCGGCCACCGGGGACGTGCTGATGATCCTCGACGCGGACCTTACCGTGCCGCCCGAGGAGCTGCCGAAGTTCCTCGCGACCCTCTGCTCGGGGCGGGCGGAGTTCGTCCACGGGTCGCGGCTGGTCTACCCGATGGAGAAGCAGGCGATGCGGTTCCTGAACACGCTCGGGAACAAGTTCTTCAGCCTCGCGTTCACCTGGCTGCTCGACCAGCGGTTCAAGGACACCCTGTGCGGGACGAAGGTCCTCCTCCGCCGCGATTACGAGCGGATCGCAGCGGGGAGGAGCTACTTCGGCGACTTCGACCCCTTCGGCGACTTCGACCTGATCTTCGGGGCGGCGAAGCTCGACCTGAAAATCCTGGAGATCCCGATCCGGTACCGGGAGCGGACGTACGGAACCACGCAGATCTCCCGGTTCCGCCACGGCTGGCTGCTGCTGCGCATGTGCCTCTTCGCGCTGCGGCGGATCAAGTTCGTCTGA